A stretch of the Ananas comosus cultivar F153 linkage group 14, ASM154086v1, whole genome shotgun sequence genome encodes the following:
- the LOC109720355 gene encoding fasciclin-like arabinogalactan protein 2, giving the protein MRNNLLALAVVLLLSALALPAPCRGHNITKILAEHPEFSTFNHYLTLTHLASVINHRLTITVLAVDNAAMSAMLGHHYTLPTIRHILQLHILVDYYGTKKLHQISRGSTLSSSMFQATGAAPGTTGYVNISDHKAGHVTFAAEDSPDVQATFVKSIKEMPYNLSVIQINSVLSSPEAEAPAPPPAPVNLTTLMSKSGCAAFAELLLSTADVEKTFNDSVDGGLTVFCPIDAAVKAFTPKFKNLTAAHKTAILLYHGVPVYYSMQMLKSNNGVVNTLATDGGAAKNYNYTLQNDGETVTLETKVCRDGDGXMKTAEDSDPLGVYTIDKFLQPREMFKAVAEEPPPAPAGPEEAPADDATADDNTNGCVRLYSSSNFLVGVVTAALLSVVTMMV; this is encoded by the exons ATGCGGAACAATTTGCTCGCGCTCGCAGTCGTTCTGCTCTTGTCGGCGCTGGCGTTACCGGCGCCGTGCCGCGGGCACAACATCACGAAGATCCTCGCGGAGCACCCGGAGTTCTCGACATTCAACCACTACCTGACCTTGACCCACCTCGCGAGCGTGATCAACCACCGgctgacgatcaccgtgctcgcCGTTGACAATGCAGCGATGTCGGCCATGCTCGGCCACCACTACACTTTACCGACAATCCGACACATCCTGCAGCTGCACATCCTCGTCGACTACTACGGCACGAAAAAGCTGCACCAGATCTCCAGGGGATccaccctctcctcctccaTGTTCCAG GCGACGGGCGCGGCGCCGGGGACAACCGGCTACGTGAACATCTCCGACCACAAGGCGGGGCACGTGACGTTCGCCGCCGAGGACTCGCCGGATGTGCAGGCGACGTTCGTGAAGTCGATCAAGGAGATGCCCTACAACCTCTCCGTCATCCAGATCAACTCCGTGCTCTCGTCGCCGGAGGCGGAGGCCCCCGCGCCCCCGCCGGCCCCCGTGAACCTCACCACCCTCATGTCGAAGAGCGGCTGCGCGGCGTTCGCCGAGCTTCTCCTGTCGACCGCCGACGTCGAGAAGACGTTCAACGACAGCGTCGACGGGGGGCTCACCGTGTTCTGCCCCATCGACGCCGCCGTGAAGGCGTTCACGCCCAAGTTCAAGAACCTGACGGCGGCGCACAAGACGGCGATACTGCTGTACCACGGCGTGCCGGTGTACTACTCGATGCAGATGCTCAAGTCGAACAACGGCGTCGTGAACACGCTGGCGACCGACGGCGGCGCCGCCAAGAACTACAACTACACACTCCAGAATGACGGCGAGACCGTCACGCTCGAGACCAAGGTCT GTCGTGACGGCGACGGTCANATGAAGACGGCGGAGGACTCAGACCCGCTGGGGGTGTACACCATCGACAAGTTCCTGCAGCCCCGCGAGATGTTCAAGGCGGTCGCCGAGGAGCCGCCACCGGCCCCCGCGGGTCCCGAGGAGGCACCGGCGGACGACGCTACGGCCGACGACAACACCAACGGTTGCGTCAGACTCTACAGCAGCAGCAATTTCTTAGTGGGTGTGGTCACCGCAGCGCTTCTGTCCGTCGTGACAATGATGGTCTAA